In Pengzhenrongella sicca, a single genomic region encodes these proteins:
- the carB gene encoding carbamoyl-phosphate synthase large subunit → MPRRTDISSVLVIGSGPIVIGQAAEFDYSGTQACRVLREEGLRVILVNSNPATIMTDPEFADATYIEPITLAVLTSIIAKERPDALLPTLGGQTALNAAIELSDAGVLEEYGVELIGANIEAINLAEDRLLFKGVVERCGAESARSVIAHTLDECLAAVADLGYPVVVRPSFTMGGLGSGIAYDEAGLRQIAGQGLHYSPTTEVLMEESILGWKEYELELMRDRADNVVVVCSIENVDPVGVHTGDSVTVAPALTLTDREFQRMRDIGIAVIREVGVDTGGCNIQYAVHPGTGRIVVIEMNPRVSRSSALASKATGFPIAKIAARLAVGYTLDEITNDITGSTPASFEPTLDYVVVKVPRFAFEKFPAADDTLTTTMKSVGEAMALGRNFTEALGKAMRSLDTRDSVFRWDGAPLTGDALAALVATISRPTEHRLVDVQQVLWAGVSLEDAHAATGIDPWFLDQIQLVNEVAAATAAARELSRDVLVRAKRNGLSDAQIAQLRGVSEDAVRLTRHVLHLRPVYKTVDTCAAEFAASTPYHYSCYDDETEVRPRSRPAILILGSGPNRIGQGIEFDYSCVHAALALRGEFETVMVNCNPETVSTDYDTSDRLYFEPLTFEDVLEVYEAELAAGPVAGIIVQLGGQTPLSLAQRLADAGLPILGTSPEAIDSAEDRGVFGKVLADAGLPAPAFGIATTPQQALEVATSIGYPVLVRPSYVLGGRGMEIVYTDGQLAHYVQRAFDEAHGAPAGSNAPLLIDRFLDDAIEIDVDALFDGTEMFLGGVMEHIEEAGIHSGDSACTLPPVTLSLTELERIRRSTEAIGRGVGVRGLLNVQFALVSDVLYVLEANPRASRTVPFVSKATGVSLAKAAALVMAGHTIADLRASGILPLVDGGVLDLDAPIAVKEAVLPFKRFRTSDGMVVDTVLGPEMKSTGEVMGFDVDFPTAFAKSQAAAYGGLPTSGTVFISVADRDKRSIVFPIKRLVELGFEILATEGTAGVLRRSGIPSRVVRKFSSGRGPGDEPTIVDLIRAGEVDMVVNTPSGQGARADGYEIRTATTAADKAIVTTVQQLGAAVQGIEAALAGPFAVRSLQEHDADALARRQGLAARTAAAALTAGAADGADGATLAAAVVA, encoded by the coding sequence ATGCCCCGCCGCACCGATATCTCCAGCGTCCTCGTGATCGGCTCCGGGCCGATCGTCATCGGCCAGGCCGCCGAGTTCGACTACTCCGGGACCCAGGCGTGCCGCGTCCTGCGCGAGGAGGGCCTGCGCGTCATCCTGGTCAACTCCAACCCGGCCACGATCATGACCGACCCCGAGTTCGCCGACGCGACCTACATCGAGCCCATCACGCTCGCCGTGCTGACGTCCATCATCGCCAAGGAGCGCCCGGACGCGTTGCTGCCGACCCTCGGCGGGCAGACGGCGCTGAACGCGGCGATCGAGCTCAGCGACGCGGGCGTGCTCGAGGAGTACGGCGTCGAGCTCATCGGCGCGAACATCGAGGCGATCAACCTCGCGGAGGACCGGCTGCTGTTCAAGGGCGTCGTCGAGCGGTGCGGCGCCGAGAGCGCGCGGTCGGTCATCGCGCACACTCTGGACGAGTGCCTCGCGGCGGTCGCCGACCTGGGCTACCCGGTGGTGGTTCGGCCGTCGTTCACGATGGGCGGGCTCGGGTCCGGGATCGCGTACGACGAGGCGGGGCTGCGCCAGATCGCCGGCCAGGGCCTGCACTACTCGCCGACCACCGAGGTGCTGATGGAGGAGTCCATCCTCGGCTGGAAGGAGTACGAGCTCGAGCTGATGCGCGACCGCGCCGACAACGTCGTGGTCGTCTGCTCGATCGAGAACGTCGACCCCGTCGGCGTGCACACCGGCGACTCCGTGACGGTGGCGCCCGCGCTCACCCTCACGGACCGCGAGTTCCAGCGCATGCGGGACATCGGCATCGCGGTCATCCGCGAGGTCGGGGTCGACACCGGCGGCTGCAACATCCAGTACGCGGTGCACCCCGGCACGGGCCGCATCGTCGTCATCGAGATGAACCCACGCGTGTCGCGGTCGTCGGCGCTGGCGTCGAAGGCGACGGGCTTCCCGATCGCGAAGATCGCCGCGCGGCTCGCGGTCGGCTACACGCTCGACGAGATCACCAACGACATCACCGGGTCGACGCCCGCGTCGTTCGAGCCCACGCTCGACTACGTCGTGGTCAAGGTGCCGCGGTTCGCGTTCGAGAAGTTCCCGGCGGCCGACGACACGCTCACCACGACGATGAAGAGCGTCGGCGAGGCTATGGCGCTCGGGCGCAACTTCACCGAGGCGCTCGGCAAGGCCATGCGCTCCCTCGACACGCGCGACTCGGTCTTCCGCTGGGACGGCGCGCCGCTCACCGGCGACGCCCTGGCGGCGCTCGTCGCGACCATCTCGCGGCCCACCGAGCACCGCCTCGTCGACGTCCAGCAGGTCCTGTGGGCCGGCGTCTCGCTCGAGGACGCGCACGCCGCGACCGGGATCGACCCCTGGTTCCTCGACCAGATCCAGCTCGTGAACGAGGTCGCGGCCGCGACGGCGGCGGCGCGGGAGCTCAGCCGGGACGTCCTGGTGCGGGCCAAGCGCAACGGGCTGTCCGACGCGCAGATCGCCCAGCTGCGCGGCGTGAGCGAGGACGCGGTTCGGCTCACGCGCCACGTGCTGCACCTGCGGCCCGTCTACAAGACCGTGGACACGTGCGCCGCCGAGTTCGCCGCCAGCACGCCGTACCACTACTCCTGCTACGACGACGAGACCGAGGTGCGCCCGCGGTCCCGGCCGGCGATCCTCATCCTCGGCTCGGGACCCAACCGGATTGGCCAGGGCATCGAGTTCGACTACTCGTGCGTGCACGCGGCCCTGGCCCTGCGCGGCGAGTTCGAGACCGTGATGGTCAACTGCAACCCCGAGACCGTCTCGACCGACTACGACACCTCCGACCGGCTGTACTTCGAGCCCCTCACGTTCGAGGACGTGCTCGAGGTCTACGAGGCCGAGCTCGCCGCCGGCCCCGTCGCAGGCATCATCGTGCAGCTCGGCGGCCAGACGCCGCTGTCGCTCGCACAGCGCCTGGCCGACGCCGGGCTGCCGATCCTGGGCACGTCGCCCGAGGCGATCGACTCGGCCGAGGACCGCGGCGTGTTCGGCAAGGTGCTCGCCGACGCGGGCCTGCCCGCGCCCGCGTTCGGGATCGCCACGACGCCCCAGCAGGCGCTCGAGGTCGCCACGTCGATCGGCTACCCCGTGCTCGTGCGGCCCTCGTACGTGCTCGGCGGGCGCGGCATGGAGATCGTCTACACCGACGGCCAGCTGGCCCACTACGTCCAGCGCGCGTTCGACGAGGCGCACGGCGCGCCCGCGGGCTCGAACGCGCCCCTGCTGATCGACCGGTTCCTCGACGACGCGATCGAGATCGACGTCGATGCGCTGTTCGACGGCACCGAGATGTTCCTCGGCGGCGTGATGGAGCACATCGAAGAGGCCGGCATCCACTCCGGCGACTCGGCGTGCACGCTGCCGCCGGTCACGCTCTCGCTCACCGAGCTCGAGCGGATCCGCCGCTCGACCGAGGCGATCGGGCGCGGCGTCGGCGTCCGCGGGCTGCTCAACGTGCAGTTCGCCCTGGTCAGCGACGTGCTGTACGTGCTTGAGGCCAACCCGCGCGCGTCGCGCACCGTCCCGTTCGTGTCGAAGGCGACGGGCGTCTCGCTCGCGAAGGCCGCGGCGCTCGTCATGGCCGGGCACACGATCGCGGACCTGCGCGCCAGCGGCATCCTCCCGCTCGTGGACGGGGGAGTGCTCGACCTCGACGCACCGATCGCCGTGAAGGAGGCCGTGCTGCCGTTCAAGCGGTTCCGCACCTCCGACGGCATGGTCGTCGACACGGTCCTCGGCCCGGAGATGAAGTCGACCGGCGAGGTGATGGGCTTCGACGTCGACTTCCCGACGGCGTTCGCGAAGTCCCAGGCCGCGGCGTACGGCGGCCTGCCGACCTCGGGCACCGTGTTCATCTCGGTGGCCGACCGGGACAAGCGCTCGATCGTGTTCCCGATCAAGCGCCTCGTCGAGCTGGGCTTCGAGATCCTGGCGACCGAGGGCACCGCGGGAGTGCTGCGCCGCAGCGGCATCCCCTCGCGCGTCGTGCGCAAGTTCTCCTCCGGCCGCGGCCCCGGCGACGAGCCGACGATCGTCGACCTGATCCGCGCCGGCGAGGTCGACATGGTGGTCAACACCCCCTCGGGCCAGGGCGCCCGCGCCGACGGCTACGAGATCCGCACCGCGACCACGGCGGCTGACAAGGCCATCGTCACGACGGTCCAGCAGCTCGGCGCCGCCGTCCAGGGCATCGAGGCGGCGCTCGCCGGGCCGTTCGCGGTCCGGAGCCTGCAGGAGCACGACGCCGACGCGCTGGCCCGGCGCCAGGGGCTCGCCGCGCGCACCGCGGCGGCCGCCCTCACCGCCGGTGCGGCCGACGGCGCCGACGGCGCCACGCTGGCCGCCGCGGTCGTGGCGTGA
- the mihF gene encoding integration host factor, actinobacterial type, protein MALPPLTPEQRAAALQKATAARQARAEVKNRLKYSQGSISEVIAQGQQDDVIGKLKVVALLESMPGVGKVKARAIMSEIGISETRRVRGLGPHQAKALVERFG, encoded by the coding sequence GTGGCCCTTCCGCCGCTCACTCCCGAACAACGTGCTGCCGCGTTGCAGAAGGCCACCGCGGCGCGGCAAGCCCGCGCCGAGGTCAAGAACCGCCTCAAGTACTCCCAGGGCTCGATCTCCGAAGTGATCGCCCAGGGCCAGCAGGACGACGTCATCGGCAAGCTCAAGGTCGTCGCCCTGCTCGAGTCCATGCCGGGCGTCGGCAAGGTCAAGGCCCGAGCGATCATGTCCGAGATCGGGATCTCCGAGACCCGGCGGGTCCGCGGGCTCGGCCCGCACCAGGCGAAGGCGCTCGTCGAGCGCTTCGGCTGA
- the pyrF gene encoding orotidine-5'-phosphate decarboxylase, with amino-acid sequence MDVHGPLCVGIDPHPGLLAAWGLPDDATGMREFAARVMDAVGGHVAAVKPQSALFERHGSAGVAVLEEVVAAGRSAGTLVIVDAKRGDIGSTMTAYADAYLRDGSPLAGDALTVSPFLGFGSLGPAVEAALATGRGLFVLALTSNPEGASVQHAAAPAPATDSVAGMIAAAAGELNAAELARTGAQLGSVGLVVGATVGDAVRRLGLDLAAVRGPLLAPGVGAQGAGAAELAAVFGAARGAVLASSSRSVLAAGPDVSALREAARRGADNATIALR; translated from the coding sequence ATGGACGTGCACGGGCCCCTGTGCGTCGGCATCGACCCGCACCCGGGCCTGCTCGCCGCCTGGGGGCTGCCCGACGACGCCACGGGGATGCGCGAGTTCGCCGCCCGGGTGATGGACGCCGTCGGCGGGCATGTCGCGGCGGTCAAGCCGCAGTCGGCCCTGTTCGAGCGGCACGGCTCCGCCGGCGTCGCCGTGCTCGAGGAGGTCGTCGCGGCCGGCCGCTCGGCCGGCACGCTCGTCATCGTCGACGCCAAGCGCGGCGACATCGGCTCGACCATGACCGCCTACGCCGACGCCTACCTACGCGACGGGTCCCCGCTGGCCGGCGACGCCCTGACCGTCTCGCCGTTCCTGGGCTTCGGCTCGCTCGGCCCGGCCGTCGAGGCCGCGCTCGCCACCGGGCGCGGCCTGTTCGTGCTGGCCCTGACGTCCAACCCCGAGGGCGCGAGCGTCCAGCACGCCGCCGCGCCCGCGCCGGCGACCGACAGCGTCGCGGGCATGATCGCCGCCGCGGCAGGCGAGCTCAACGCGGCGGAACTCGCGCGCACGGGCGCGCAGCTCGGTTCGGTCGGCCTCGTCGTGGGCGCGACGGTGGGCGACGCCGTGCGCCGGCTGGGCCTCGACCTCGCCGCGGTGCGCGGCCCGCTGCTGGCCCCGGGCGTCGGCGCGCAGGGGGCGGGAGCCGCGGAACTGGCCGCCGTGTTCGGTGCCGCGCGCGGCGCGGTGCTCGCCTCGTCCTCCCGGTCCGTCCTCGCGGCGGGGCCCGACGTCAGCGCGTTGCGCGAGGCTGCGCGGCGCGGCGCGGACAACGCCACAATTGCCCTACGCTAG
- the gmk gene encoding guanylate kinase, with protein MTSSARLAVLAGPTAVGKGTVSADIRARYPEVWLSVSATTRSARPGEVDGVHYHFVTDSVFDRMVAGGELLEWAVVHGKNRYGTPRAPVEARLAAGEPALLEIDLQGARQVRQTMPGALFVFLTPPSWAELERRLVGRGTEGPAERERRLTTAKVELAAEPEFDVSIVNDDVHRATDELIQVMGLPTR; from the coding sequence ATGACGTCGTCAGCCCGGCTCGCCGTCCTCGCCGGACCCACCGCCGTCGGCAAGGGAACCGTCTCCGCCGACATCCGCGCGCGCTACCCCGAGGTCTGGCTCTCCGTGTCGGCGACGACTCGGTCGGCCCGCCCGGGCGAGGTCGACGGGGTGCACTACCACTTCGTGACCGACTCCGTCTTCGACCGCATGGTCGCCGGCGGCGAGCTGCTCGAGTGGGCCGTCGTGCACGGCAAGAACCGGTACGGCACCCCGCGTGCGCCCGTCGAGGCGCGGCTCGCCGCGGGGGAGCCCGCGCTGCTCGAGATCGATCTGCAGGGCGCGCGTCAGGTCCGCCAGACGATGCCGGGCGCGCTGTTCGTGTTCCTCACCCCACCGTCGTGGGCCGAGCTCGAACGCCGGCTCGTCGGGCGGGGCACCGAGGGCCCGGCCGAGCGCGAGCGGCGCCTGACCACGGCCAAGGTGGAGCTCGCCGCGGAGCCGGAGTTCGACGTCTCGATCGTGAACGACGACGTGCACCGCGCCACGGACGAGCTCATCCAGGTCATGGGACTGCCGACCCGGTAG
- the rpoZ gene encoding DNA-directed RNA polymerase subunit omega, producing MSGTVAAPIGITDPPIDKLLEKADSKYALVIYSAKRARQINAYYSQLNEGLLEYVGPLVETRPQEKPLSIAMREINQGLLTITPTDA from the coding sequence GTGTCCGGAACCGTCGCCGCGCCCATCGGCATCACCGACCCGCCCATCGACAAGCTGCTCGAGAAGGCCGACTCCAAGTACGCCCTGGTGATCTACTCCGCCAAGCGCGCCCGCCAGATCAACGCGTACTACTCGCAGCTCAACGAGGGCCTGCTCGAGTACGTCGGGCCGCTCGTCGAGACCCGCCCGCAGGAGAAGCCGCTGTCGATCGCGATGCGCGAGATCAACCAGGGCCTGCTCACCATCACGCCCACCGACGCCTGA
- the metK gene encoding methionine adenosyltransferase: MTAADLRLFTSESVTEGHPDKVCDQISDAILDALLEQDPAARVAVETMVTTGLVHVAGEVTTSAYVEIPQVVRQVVREIGYTSSRIGFDGDSCGVSVSIGAQSPDIAQGVDKAWEMRQDAGDLDPLDAQGAGDQGFMFGYASDETPSLMPLPIWLSHRLAERLALVRKQGLVPGLRPDGKTQVTIGYDGDRPVRVDTVVVSTQHDPDVQLETELAPRIAELVVAPVLATVDLDAAGFRLLVNPTGMFVIGGPQGDAGLTGRKIIVDTYGGMARHGGGAFSGKDPSKVDRSGAYAMRWVAKNVVAAGLARRCEVQVAYAIGKAQPVGVYVETFGTETVPLGRLTAAIRDVFDLRPAAIIRDLDLLRPIYRSTAAYGHFGRELPDFTWERTDRVADLQSHFS; the protein is encoded by the coding sequence ATGACTGCTGCCGACTTGCGCCTGTTCACGTCAGAGTCCGTGACGGAGGGCCACCCCGACAAGGTCTGTGACCAGATCTCCGACGCGATCCTCGACGCGCTGCTCGAGCAGGACCCCGCCGCCCGCGTGGCCGTCGAGACCATGGTCACGACCGGGCTCGTGCACGTGGCCGGCGAGGTGACCACGAGCGCGTACGTCGAGATCCCGCAGGTCGTGCGACAGGTGGTCCGCGAGATCGGATACACGTCGTCCCGGATCGGGTTCGACGGCGACTCGTGCGGCGTGTCCGTCTCGATCGGCGCACAGTCGCCCGACATCGCGCAGGGCGTCGACAAGGCCTGGGAGATGCGCCAGGACGCGGGCGACCTCGACCCGCTCGACGCCCAGGGCGCCGGCGACCAGGGGTTCATGTTCGGGTACGCGAGCGACGAGACGCCGTCGCTCATGCCGCTGCCGATCTGGCTGTCGCACCGGCTCGCTGAGCGGCTCGCGCTGGTCCGCAAGCAGGGGCTCGTGCCCGGGCTGCGGCCGGACGGCAAGACCCAGGTGACCATCGGGTACGACGGCGACCGCCCCGTCCGGGTCGACACCGTGGTGGTCTCGACCCAGCACGACCCCGACGTCCAGCTCGAGACCGAGCTGGCGCCGCGGATCGCCGAGCTCGTCGTGGCCCCCGTGCTCGCGACCGTCGACCTCGACGCCGCCGGCTTCCGGCTGCTCGTCAACCCGACCGGGATGTTCGTCATCGGCGGGCCGCAGGGCGACGCCGGGCTCACCGGCCGCAAGATCATCGTCGACACCTACGGCGGCATGGCACGCCACGGCGGCGGCGCGTTCTCCGGCAAGGACCCGTCGAAGGTGGACCGGTCCGGCGCCTACGCGATGCGCTGGGTCGCCAAGAACGTCGTGGCCGCGGGGCTCGCGCGGCGCTGCGAGGTGCAGGTCGCCTACGCGATCGGCAAGGCGCAGCCCGTCGGCGTGTACGTCGAGACGTTCGGCACCGAGACCGTCCCGCTCGGCCGGCTCACGGCCGCGATCCGCGACGTGTTCGACCTCCGGCCGGCCGCGATCATCCGCGACCTGGACCTCCTGCGGCCGATCTACCGGTCCACTGCGGCCTACGGGCACTTCGGCCGCGAGCTGCCCGACTTCACCTGGGAGCGCACCGACCGCGTCGCCGACCTCCAGTCGCACTTCTCCTGA
- a CDS encoding primosomal protein N' — translation MLAGLPAARAPRAPRSAAAVPIAAELPVARVCIDLPPAHLDRAFEYLVPAALDDVARPGTRIKLRFGRQDVDGFLLERVAVAEHAGELAPVRKVVSGEAVLTPEVRRLARAVADRYAGTLADVLRLAIPPRHARVEAESAAATPALPGAPTAPALPDAPALPGAPTPAAPTPSGTAWADHRGGGAFLAHLSAGHAPRAVWTALPGGPGRGWADAIAQAVVATALSGRGSLVVVPDARDVDQVAAALVSAGVAAWAPGAAGGFTRLTADDGPAQRYRSFLAVLRGGAQVAIGTRAAAWAPVRDLGLVVCWDDSDDLHAEPRAPYPHVREVLALRAELLGCAALIGGHARTTEAQQLVAAGWAQPLQADRATVRARTPRVRALTSIDLAREGAAGAARLPGEAWQAARKALAVGPVLVQVPRAGYLPAVACARCRAIARCGACHGPLALGSAAGVPQCTWCGVLATGWRCDECGAGALRSIRVGSDRTAEELGRAFPGVPVRISGASSVAGVLARVEDRPALVVATPGAEPVADGGYAAALLLDAAVSTARVSLHTGEEAVHRWLTAAALVRPAGEGGVVLLVGDAAPAPTQALVRWDPVGFAERELAERAELALPPAVRIAAVTGTRDAVLAVLARLDLPAGAQVLGPVAVDEPARPGARDGGGTLERPVRAIIRAPLPAGGALAATLAASAAVRSLRRETGTARIQLDPREMM, via the coding sequence ATGCTCGCGGGGCTGCCCGCGGCGCGCGCTCCCCGCGCCCCGCGCTCGGCGGCCGCGGTCCCGATCGCGGCGGAGCTGCCCGTCGCCCGCGTGTGCATCGACCTTCCGCCGGCCCACCTCGACCGCGCGTTCGAGTACCTCGTGCCGGCCGCGCTCGACGACGTCGCCCGCCCCGGCACGCGCATCAAGCTCCGGTTCGGCCGGCAGGACGTGGACGGCTTCCTGCTCGAGCGCGTCGCCGTCGCCGAGCACGCGGGCGAGCTCGCGCCCGTGCGCAAGGTCGTCTCCGGCGAGGCCGTGCTGACGCCGGAGGTGCGCCGACTCGCCCGCGCGGTCGCCGACCGGTACGCCGGCACCCTCGCGGACGTGCTGCGCCTCGCGATCCCGCCCCGGCACGCGCGGGTCGAGGCCGAGTCGGCCGCGGCGACCCCGGCCTTGCCGGGCGCGCCAACCGCGCCGGCCCTGCCGGACGCACCGGCCCTGCCGGGCGCGCCGACCCCAGCCGCGCCGACGCCGTCGGGCACGGCCTGGGCCGACCACCGCGGCGGGGGCGCCTTCCTCGCGCACCTGAGCGCCGGGCACGCGCCTCGCGCGGTGTGGACCGCCCTTCCGGGCGGGCCCGGTCGCGGGTGGGCGGACGCGATCGCGCAGGCCGTTGTCGCCACCGCGCTCAGCGGCCGCGGCTCGCTCGTCGTGGTGCCCGACGCGCGCGACGTCGACCAGGTGGCGGCCGCGCTCGTCAGCGCCGGCGTCGCGGCCTGGGCGCCGGGCGCCGCCGGTGGGTTCACGCGCCTCACGGCGGACGACGGCCCGGCGCAGCGGTACCGGTCGTTCCTCGCGGTGCTGCGCGGGGGCGCGCAGGTCGCGATCGGCACCCGCGCCGCGGCGTGGGCCCCGGTGCGCGACCTCGGCCTCGTCGTGTGCTGGGATGACTCCGACGACCTGCACGCGGAGCCGCGCGCGCCGTACCCGCACGTGCGCGAGGTCCTCGCGCTGCGGGCGGAGCTGCTCGGCTGCGCCGCGCTCATCGGCGGTCACGCCCGCACGACCGAGGCCCAGCAGCTCGTGGCCGCCGGCTGGGCGCAGCCGCTGCAGGCCGACCGCGCGACCGTGCGCGCCCGGACCCCCCGCGTGCGCGCGCTCACCTCGATCGACCTGGCCCGCGAGGGCGCCGCGGGGGCCGCCCGCCTGCCGGGGGAGGCCTGGCAGGCCGCGCGCAAGGCCCTCGCGGTCGGCCCCGTGCTGGTCCAGGTCCCGCGCGCCGGGTACCTGCCGGCGGTCGCGTGCGCGCGCTGTCGCGCCATCGCGCGGTGCGGCGCCTGCCACGGCCCGCTCGCCCTCGGCTCGGCCGCGGGCGTCCCGCAGTGCACCTGGTGCGGCGTGCTCGCGACCGGCTGGCGCTGCGACGAGTGCGGCGCGGGCGCGCTGCGCTCGATCCGTGTCGGCTCCGACCGGACCGCGGAGGAGCTGGGTCGCGCCTTCCCGGGGGTCCCCGTGCGGATCTCGGGAGCGTCGTCGGTCGCGGGCGTGCTCGCGCGGGTCGAGGACCGGCCGGCGCTCGTCGTCGCGACGCCGGGGGCCGAGCCGGTCGCCGACGGCGGCTACGCCGCGGCGCTGCTCCTGGACGCCGCCGTCAGCACGGCACGCGTATCCCTGCACACGGGGGAGGAGGCCGTGCACCGGTGGCTGACCGCCGCGGCGCTCGTGCGCCCGGCCGGCGAGGGTGGCGTCGTGCTGCTCGTGGGCGACGCCGCGCCCGCGCCCACGCAGGCGCTCGTGCGCTGGGACCCGGTGGGTTTCGCGGAGCGCGAGCTGGCCGAGCGCGCCGAGCTCGCCCTGCCGCCCGCGGTGCGGATCGCGGCCGTCACCGGCACCCGGGACGCCGTCCTGGCCGTGCTCGCACGGCTCGACCTGCCCGCCGGCGCACAGGTGCTCGGACCCGTCGCGGTCGACGAGCCGGCGCGACCGGGGGCCCGGGACGGCGGGGGCACGCTCGAGCGACCGGTGCGCGCCATCATCCGGGCACCGCTGCCCGCCGGCGGCGCCCTCGCGGCCACGCTCGCGGCGTCGGCGGCGGTGCGCAGCCTGCGCCGGGAGACCGGCACGGCCCGGATCCAGCTCGACCCACGGGAGATGATGTGA
- the coaBC gene encoding bifunctional phosphopantothenoylcysteine decarboxylase/phosphopantothenate--cysteine ligase CoaBC, which yields MRIVLGVAGGIAAYKAVLLLRLLREAGHEVRVVPTRAALEFVGRPTWEALSGQPATSDVFDDAAHVPHVTLGQGADLVIVAPATADLLSRAATGRADDLLTSTLLTASCPVLLAPAMHTEMWQHAATRANVATLRARGVHVLEPAQGRLTGTDTGPGRLPEPAEIAAAALELVVAHPQDLAGRHVVVSAGGTREPLDPVRYLGNRSSGRQGYALARAARARGARVTLVAANVTLPAPAGVAVVAVETTAELREQVRAAARTADVVVMAAAVADFRPVVAASHKIKKRADGLIEPIVLEVNPDILAELAAQRLVPGQVVVGFAAETGDESADVVEHGRAKARRKGADLLAVNAVGGGLGFGAVDNAVTILDGRGEVVGKCAGTKDQVAHAVWDAVGPLLRR from the coding sequence GTGCGCATCGTCCTCGGAGTTGCCGGCGGGATCGCCGCGTACAAGGCGGTCCTGCTGCTACGGCTGCTGCGTGAGGCCGGCCACGAGGTGCGGGTCGTCCCGACCCGGGCCGCGCTGGAGTTCGTCGGCCGGCCGACGTGGGAGGCCCTGTCCGGGCAGCCCGCGACGTCCGACGTTTTCGACGACGCCGCGCACGTCCCGCACGTCACGCTGGGGCAGGGCGCCGACCTCGTGATCGTCGCGCCGGCCACGGCCGACCTGCTCTCGCGCGCCGCCACGGGCCGGGCCGACGACCTGCTCACGTCCACGCTGCTCACCGCGAGCTGCCCCGTGCTGCTCGCCCCCGCGATGCACACGGAGATGTGGCAGCACGCGGCGACCCGCGCGAACGTCGCGACGCTGCGCGCCCGCGGGGTGCACGTGCTCGAACCCGCGCAGGGCCGCCTGACCGGCACGGACACGGGGCCGGGCCGCCTGCCGGAGCCCGCGGAGATCGCCGCCGCGGCGCTCGAGCTCGTCGTCGCGCACCCCCAGGACCTCGCCGGCCGGCACGTCGTCGTCTCCGCGGGCGGCACGCGCGAGCCGCTCGACCCGGTGCGCTACCTCGGCAACCGGTCCTCCGGGCGGCAGGGGTACGCGCTCGCGCGCGCGGCCCGCGCCCGCGGGGCTCGCGTGACCCTCGTCGCCGCGAACGTGACGCTGCCCGCCCCGGCCGGCGTCGCCGTCGTCGCCGTCGAGACCACGGCCGAGCTGCGCGAGCAGGTGCGTGCCGCGGCGCGCACCGCCGACGTCGTCGTGATGGCGGCCGCCGTCGCCGACTTCCGGCCCGTCGTCGCCGCGAGCCACAAGATCAAGAAGCGCGCCGACGGGCTGATCGAGCCCATCGTGCTCGAGGTCAACCCCGACATCCTGGCCGAGCTCGCGGCCCAGCGCCTGGTGCCCGGGCAGGTCGTGGTCGGGTTCGCCGCCGAGACGGGCGACGAGAGCGCCGACGTCGTCGAGCACGGCCGGGCCAAGGCCCGCCGCAAGGGCGCCGACCTGCTCGCCGTGAACGCCGTCGGCGGCGGGCTCGGGTTCGGCGCCGTCGACAACGCCGTCACCATCCTCGACGGGCGCGGCGAGGTCGTCGGCAAGTGCGCCGGCACCAAGGACCAGGTCGCCCACGCGGTGTGGGACGCGGTCGGGCCGTTGCTGCGGCGCTAG
- a CDS encoding HAD family hydrolase: MTDGIDAVVFDLGNVLVRWDPYLPFHGRMARADVDEFFAEIDFARFNQRQDAGRSWAQARAWTAERFPQHVGAVDLYLEHFAASLPGPVAGSAAVVRELVAGGVRVLGLTNWSAETYRHAVPAAPAIGLLEGVVVSGQEGVAKPDPRIFAVLRERYGLDPERTVFTDDSPVNVAAAARAGFHGLLFTDAATLRRDLRTHGLPVGAPPPRT; this comes from the coding sequence GTGACGGACGGTATCGACGCGGTCGTGTTCGACCTCGGCAACGTGCTGGTGCGCTGGGACCCCTACCTGCCGTTCCACGGCCGGATGGCGCGCGCCGACGTCGACGAGTTCTTCGCCGAGATCGACTTCGCACGGTTCAACCAGCGGCAGGACGCGGGCCGCAGCTGGGCGCAGGCGCGCGCGTGGACCGCCGAGCGGTTCCCGCAACACGTGGGGGCGGTCGACCTGTACCTCGAGCATTTCGCGGCCTCGCTGCCGGGCCCGGTCGCGGGGTCGGCCGCGGTGGTGCGCGAGCTCGTCGCGGGCGGCGTACGGGTGCTGGGGCTGACCAACTGGTCGGCCGAGACGTACCGGCACGCGGTTCCGGCCGCGCCGGCGATCGGCCTGCTCGAGGGCGTGGTCGTTTCCGGGCAGGAGGGCGTCGCCAAGCCCGACCCGAGGATCTTCGCGGTGCTGCGCGAGCGCTACGGGCTCGACCCAGAGCGAACGGTCTTCACGGACGACTCGCCCGTGAACGTCGCGGCGGCGGCGCGCGCCGGCTTCCACGGCCTGCTGTTCACGGACGCCGCCACGCTGCGCCGGGACCTGCGCACGCACGGCCTGCCCGTCGGGGCCCCGCCGCCCCGCACCTAG